A single Agromyces sp. CF514 DNA region contains:
- a CDS encoding cytochrome ubiquinol oxidase subunit I, protein MNDLLDPLLLARWQFGLTTVYHFLFVPITIGLATSTAVFQTAWFRSGKAEYLRITRFFGNIFLINFAMGVVTGIVQEFQFGMNWSEYSRFVGDVFGAPLAMEGLLAFFFEATMIGLWIFGWDKLPRGIHLATIWATAVGTILSAYFILAANAFMQNPVGFELNAESGRAELVDIGALLTNRVALAAFPHTIAASFMVAAGLIISAAAWHLARNQHIDTMRPALKYGLWLMVGSGVLTTLFGDQLSLAMVATQPMKMAAAEATFDTVCGADASFSIFTLGTPDGSSELFSIRIPYLLSFLSTHTFDGCVEGINDLQAEYTQQFGPGDYTPILWVTYWAFRWMIGLGLAHVLIAVVGLWLTRKGRMPKQAWVWKVAIWSFPLSLLAMSVGWVFTEMGRQPWIVFSLMKTESGVSPYVTGLDVLISLVAFTLIYGILAVVEVRLIIQAIRKGPPEVGDPDPETGKIEPATTVY, encoded by the coding sequence GTGAACGACCTGCTCGATCCGCTGCTGTTGGCCAGGTGGCAGTTCGGCCTGACGACGGTCTACCACTTCCTCTTCGTGCCGATCACGATCGGCCTGGCGACGAGCACCGCAGTCTTCCAGACCGCGTGGTTCCGCTCCGGCAAGGCGGAGTACCTGCGCATCACGCGGTTCTTCGGCAACATCTTCCTCATCAACTTCGCGATGGGCGTCGTCACCGGCATCGTGCAGGAGTTCCAGTTCGGCATGAACTGGTCGGAGTACTCGCGGTTCGTCGGCGACGTGTTCGGCGCGCCGCTCGCGATGGAGGGGCTGCTCGCCTTCTTCTTCGAGGCGACCATGATCGGCCTCTGGATCTTCGGCTGGGACAAGCTGCCGCGCGGCATCCACCTCGCCACCATCTGGGCGACCGCGGTCGGCACCATCCTCTCGGCCTACTTCATCCTCGCCGCGAACGCGTTCATGCAGAACCCGGTCGGCTTCGAGCTCAACGCCGAGAGCGGTCGAGCCGAGCTCGTCGACATCGGTGCGCTGCTGACGAACCGCGTGGCCCTCGCGGCGTTCCCGCACACCATCGCCGCGAGCTTCATGGTGGCCGCCGGCCTCATCATCAGCGCCGCCGCCTGGCACCTCGCGCGCAACCAGCACATCGACACCATGCGGCCCGCGCTGAAGTACGGCCTCTGGCTCATGGTCGGGTCCGGCGTGCTCACGACGCTCTTCGGCGACCAGTTGAGCCTCGCGATGGTCGCGACCCAGCCGATGAAGATGGCGGCGGCCGAGGCCACGTTCGACACCGTGTGCGGCGCCGACGCCTCGTTCTCGATCTTCACGCTCGGAACGCCCGACGGCTCGAGCGAACTGTTCTCGATCCGCATCCCGTACCTGCTCTCGTTCCTGTCGACGCACACGTTCGACGGCTGCGTCGAGGGCATCAACGACCTGCAGGCGGAGTACACCCAGCAGTTCGGCCCCGGCGACTACACGCCGATCCTCTGGGTCACCTACTGGGCGTTCCGCTGGATGATCGGCCTCGGCCTCGCGCACGTGCTCATCGCGGTCGTCGGCCTCTGGCTCACGCGCAAGGGCCGCATGCCGAAGCAGGCATGGGTCTGGAAGGTCGCGATCTGGAGCTTCCCGCTCTCGCTGCTCGCGATGAGCGTCGGGTGGGTCTTCACCGAGATGGGCCGGCAGCCCTGGATCGTCTTCAGCCTCATGAAGACCGAGTCGGGCGTCTCTCCGTACGTCACCGGCCTCGACGTGCTCATCTCGCTCGTGGCGTTCACGCTCATCTACGGCATCCTCGCGGTGGTCGAGGTGCGGCTCATCATCCAGGCCATCCGCAAGGGGCCACCCGAGGTCGGCGATCCCGATCCCGAGACCGGCAAGATCGAACCCGCGACGACGGTGTACTAG
- a CDS encoding BlaI/MecI/CopY family transcriptional regulator: MASLGELERSVMEMLWNTDADLSANELRDALALRADASGRAVATTTVLTVLSRLERKGFVSRTREQRPHRYRALLSREEHTAELMHEVLDRSSDRDAALARFVGTASAREAATLRRLLDELANH; this comes from the coding sequence ATGGCGAGTCTTGGCGAGTTGGAGCGATCCGTGATGGAGATGCTCTGGAACACCGACGCCGACCTGTCCGCGAACGAACTCCGCGACGCGTTGGCGCTCCGCGCCGACGCCTCGGGCCGGGCGGTCGCGACGACGACCGTGCTCACCGTGCTCTCGCGCCTCGAGCGCAAGGGCTTCGTCTCCCGCACCCGCGAGCAGCGACCGCACCGCTACCGCGCACTGCTCTCCCGCGAGGAGCACACCGCCGAACTCATGCACGAGGTGCTCGACCGTTCGAGCGACCGCGATGCCGCACTCGCCCGATTCGTCGGCACCGCCAGCGCGCGAGAGGCCGCCACCCTGCGCCGCCTGCTCGACGAGCTCGCGAACCACTGA
- a CDS encoding M56 family metallopeptidase yields the protein MLALAAALGALAVALAWPVPVALSRAAWPARSPALALALWQAIALAGALSMIGSLLAFGASPAGSLGAAVGHLVPSLLHGSIPPEYAVIHLAAITLAIGLAMHLLLNLGQTMVRAERERRRQHQLVALLGDPMPGVPRTRVLAHPEPLAYCVPGIRTATVITDGLVDALRPEELAAVIAHERAHLDQFHHLVLLSFRAWHSALPWFPIANRAERAVALLTEMLADDVARREVGDPTLYSAMVLVGTSGEPGAYADSGGVAPDRAMLDARLARLGITP from the coding sequence GTGCTCGCCCTCGCCGCTGCGCTGGGCGCGCTCGCCGTCGCCCTGGCCTGGCCCGTGCCGGTGGCGCTCTCGCGCGCCGCGTGGCCGGCCCGCTCCCCCGCACTCGCGCTCGCGCTCTGGCAGGCGATCGCCCTTGCCGGTGCGCTCTCGATGATCGGCTCGCTGCTCGCCTTCGGCGCATCCCCGGCCGGCTCGCTCGGCGCCGCGGTCGGACATCTCGTGCCCTCGCTGCTGCACGGCTCGATCCCGCCCGAGTACGCCGTGATCCACCTCGCGGCCATCACCCTGGCAATCGGCCTCGCCATGCATCTGCTGCTCAACCTCGGCCAGACCATGGTGCGGGCCGAACGCGAGCGCCGCCGGCAGCACCAGCTCGTCGCACTCCTCGGCGACCCGATGCCCGGCGTCCCCCGCACGCGCGTGCTCGCCCACCCCGAACCGCTCGCCTACTGCGTGCCCGGCATCCGCACCGCGACCGTCATCACCGACGGCCTCGTCGACGCACTGCGGCCCGAGGAGCTCGCCGCCGTCATCGCGCACGAACGCGCGCACCTCGACCAGTTCCACCACCTCGTGCTGCTCTCGTTCCGGGCCTGGCACAGCGCCCTGCCGTGGTTCCCGATCGCGAACCGCGCCGAACGCGCCGTCGCGCTGCTCACCGAGATGCTCGCCGACGACGTCGCCAGGCGCGAAGTCGGCGACCCCACGCTGTACTCCGCGATGGTGCTCGTCGGCACGTCGGGCGAGCCCGGTGCCTACGCCGACTCGGGCGGCGTCGCGCCCGATCGCGCGATGCTCGACGCGCGCCTCGCGCGCCTCGGAATCACCCCGTAG
- the cydD gene encoding thiol reductant ABC exporter subunit CydD, translated as MKPLDPRLVRRSRAARRFLVVGALLALLQAAATIGLAYALASLVAGLIDGERMSQAWPLLVLLVAAASVRALASWAWELVGSAGAMRVKQELRRDVLEATESAPTGVPGFPSSRIATLLGPGLDALDAYFGSYLPQLVLTVVATPILIAVAWIVDPLSGLVFVIVLPLIPVFMALIGMATAGVQRRQYDTLASLSHGFLEVVGGLSTLIVFGRARRQVERIRAVTDDFRKRTMAVLRVTFLSGFVLEIAASLSVAIVAVSIGFRLVWGEIDLMPGLLVLILAPDIFLPVRNVGAAFHASSAGVTASDDAFELFEAAAKAAPAPGAQTAADDRVPDAAADPVASAPAVGASAAGLRLAGARVRRDGRVVIDGVDLAAAPGDLVAITGPSGIGKSSLFAGLLGYAPIEGEVLVEGERPGPTARDSIAWAPQAATLFAGTVASNVRLGTEDLVDADGAVLARAMRLAAVDLDPATQIGPAGTGLSGGQAQRVAIARALHRSLAAGARIVLLDEPTSAQDPAREAAIASGLRELADDGRVVIVATHRGGLAAAADRTLELAVAHV; from the coding sequence GTGAAACCCCTCGATCCACGCCTCGTCCGGCGTTCGCGCGCCGCCCGCAGGTTCCTCGTCGTCGGCGCACTGCTGGCGCTCCTGCAGGCGGCCGCGACGATCGGGCTGGCCTACGCGCTCGCCTCGCTCGTCGCGGGCCTCATCGACGGCGAGCGGATGTCGCAGGCGTGGCCGTTGCTCGTGCTGCTCGTTGCCGCGGCATCCGTTCGCGCCCTCGCCTCGTGGGCCTGGGAGCTCGTCGGCTCGGCGGGCGCGATGCGGGTGAAGCAGGAACTCCGGCGCGACGTGCTCGAGGCGACCGAGTCGGCGCCCACCGGGGTGCCGGGCTTCCCGAGCTCGCGCATCGCGACGCTGCTCGGCCCGGGGCTCGACGCGCTCGACGCGTACTTCGGCTCGTACCTGCCCCAATTGGTACTGACGGTCGTGGCGACCCCGATCCTCATCGCGGTGGCCTGGATCGTCGACCCGCTCTCCGGCCTCGTCTTCGTCATCGTGCTGCCGCTCATCCCGGTCTTCATGGCGCTCATCGGCATGGCGACCGCGGGCGTGCAGCGACGCCAGTACGACACGCTCGCGTCGCTGTCGCACGGCTTCCTCGAGGTCGTGGGCGGGCTCTCGACGCTCATCGTGTTCGGCCGGGCGCGCCGTCAGGTCGAGCGCATCCGCGCAGTGACAGACGACTTCCGCAAGCGCACGATGGCCGTGCTGCGGGTGACGTTCCTGTCGGGCTTCGTGCTCGAGATCGCGGCGAGCCTGTCGGTCGCGATCGTCGCGGTCTCGATCGGATTCCGGCTCGTGTGGGGCGAGATCGACCTCATGCCGGGCCTGCTCGTGCTGATCCTCGCGCCCGACATCTTCCTGCCCGTGCGGAACGTCGGCGCGGCGTTCCACGCGTCGTCGGCCGGGGTCACCGCGTCCGACGATGCGTTCGAGCTGTTCGAAGCCGCCGCGAAGGCCGCGCCGGCACCTGGCGCTCAGACGGCCGCCGATGACAGAGTTCCGGATGCCGCGGCCGACCCGGTGGCGTCCGCCCCTGCCGTCGGCGCCTCGGCGGCCGGCCTCAGGCTCGCAGGCGCGCGGGTGCGGCGCGACGGCAGGGTCGTGATCGACGGGGTGGACCTGGCGGCCGCCCCCGGAGACCTCGTCGCGATCACCGGACCCAGCGGTATCGGCAAGTCGAGCCTGTTCGCCGGCCTGCTCGGCTACGCGCCGATCGAGGGCGAGGTGCTCGTCGAGGGTGAGCGGCCGGGGCCGACCGCTCGCGACTCGATCGCGTGGGCGCCGCAGGCGGCGACGCTCTTCGCCGGAACCGTCGCCTCGAACGTGCGCCTCGGCACCGAGGACCTCGTCGATGCCGACGGTGCCGTGCTCGCACGCGCGATGCGGCTCGCGGCGGTCGACCTCGATCCGGCGACGCAGATCGGACCCGCCGGCACCGGACTCTCCGGCGGGCAGGCGCAGCGCGTCGCGATCGCACGCGCCCTGCATCGCTCACTCGCGGCAGGGGCCCGCATCGTGCTGCTCGACGAGCCGACCTCGGCGCAGGATCCCGCGCGCGAAGCCGCGATCGCCTCCGGCCTTCGGGAGCTCGCCGACGACGGCCGCGTCGTGATCGTGGCGACCCACCGCGGCGGGCTGGCGGCCGCAGCCGATCGCACGCTCGAACTGGCGGTGGCGCATGTCTGA
- a CDS encoding DedA family protein — MNEILDWILSTVQSVDPIARTLLAGLGIMLETSVLVGLVVPGDTIVLVASTAVDGVVEYLALTFAVIVGALVGESIGFALGRWFGPHIQRSRLGRRIGEQNWHRAQVYLARRGGPAVFVSRFLPVLHSLIPLTVGMSDMRYRKFMAWTVPACVLWAFAYVSVGSAAAGGYREISRDLHWAGYLFVAVIVAFLLVAWAVKRWLLRSEARHMTDAAPAEAGAGDPSSIATDDAARPDGADDEGPDAAASDPPNPSLSA, encoded by the coding sequence ATGAACGAGATCCTCGACTGGATCCTCAGCACGGTGCAGAGCGTCGACCCGATCGCACGCACGCTGCTCGCCGGCCTGGGCATCATGTTGGAGACCTCGGTGCTCGTCGGGCTCGTGGTTCCGGGCGACACCATCGTGCTCGTCGCATCGACCGCCGTCGACGGGGTCGTCGAGTACCTCGCACTCACCTTCGCGGTCATCGTCGGCGCCCTCGTCGGCGAGAGCATCGGCTTCGCGCTCGGCCGCTGGTTCGGCCCCCACATCCAGCGCTCGCGGCTCGGCCGGCGCATCGGCGAGCAGAACTGGCATCGCGCGCAGGTCTACCTCGCACGCCGCGGCGGTCCGGCGGTCTTCGTGTCCCGTTTCCTGCCCGTGCTGCACTCCCTCATCCCGCTCACGGTCGGCATGAGCGACATGCGCTACCGCAAGTTCATGGCCTGGACCGTGCCGGCATGCGTGCTCTGGGCGTTCGCCTACGTCTCCGTCGGCTCGGCGGCTGCGGGCGGCTACCGCGAGATCAGCCGAGACCTGCACTGGGCGGGCTACCTCTTCGTCGCGGTCATCGTCGCGTTCCTGCTGGTCGCGTGGGCCGTCAAGCGCTGGCTCCTCCGTTCCGAAGCGCGTCACATGACGGATGCCGCCCCTGCCGAAGCCGGCGCGGGAGACCCGTCGTCGATCGCGACAGACGACGCCGCGCGGCCCGACGGTGCAGACGACGAAGGGCCGGATGCCGCAGCATCCGACCCTCCGAATCCGTCGCTCAGCGCCTAG
- the cydB gene encoding cytochrome d ubiquinol oxidase subunit II, which produces MDLATLWFWIVAFLFVGYFVLDGFDFGVGMSLPFLGKDDTDRRVLINTIGPVWDLNETWVIVAGAALFAAFPEWYATLFSGFYLALLLILLALIARGVSFEYRHKRPDSKWKAWFDGMIVVGSAVPALLWGVAFANIVAGVPLDADHNFTGNLFTLLNPYALLGGLTTLLLFFTHGVVFASLKTEGDLRERAQRLAVRSGLVTIVVAASFLLWTGLAFGTFWFWVFAAVAALALIGGWLANLRGAEGIAFTLLAVTVATAVLALFSALFPDVMPASNDPANSLTIENASSTEYTLTVMSWVALFTLPIVLLYQGWTYWVFRKRVSRASVEAAVAH; this is translated from the coding sequence ATGGATCTCGCAACACTCTGGTTCTGGATCGTCGCGTTCCTGTTCGTCGGGTACTTCGTGCTCGACGGGTTCGACTTCGGCGTCGGCATGTCGCTGCCGTTCCTCGGCAAGGACGACACCGATCGTCGCGTGCTCATCAACACCATCGGCCCCGTGTGGGACCTCAACGAGACGTGGGTCATCGTCGCGGGCGCCGCGCTGTTCGCGGCGTTCCCCGAGTGGTACGCCACGCTCTTCTCGGGCTTCTACCTCGCGCTGCTGCTGATCCTGCTCGCGCTCATCGCCCGCGGCGTCTCGTTCGAGTACCGGCACAAGCGCCCCGACTCGAAGTGGAAGGCGTGGTTCGACGGCATGATCGTCGTCGGGTCGGCGGTGCCCGCGCTGCTCTGGGGCGTCGCCTTCGCGAACATCGTCGCCGGCGTGCCGCTCGACGCCGACCACAACTTCACGGGCAACCTGTTCACGCTGCTGAACCCGTACGCGCTGCTCGGCGGGCTGACCACGCTCCTGCTGTTCTTCACGCACGGCGTCGTGTTCGCCTCGCTCAAGACCGAAGGCGACCTGCGCGAGCGTGCGCAGAGGCTCGCGGTGCGCTCGGGCCTCGTGACGATCGTGGTCGCCGCGAGCTTCCTGCTCTGGACGGGCCTCGCGTTCGGCACGTTCTGGTTCTGGGTGTTCGCCGCGGTGGCCGCGCTCGCGCTCATCGGCGGCTGGCTCGCGAATCTGCGGGGTGCTGAGGGCATCGCGTTCACCTTGCTCGCGGTCACCGTCGCGACGGCCGTGCTCGCCCTGTTCTCGGCGCTGTTCCCCGATGTCATGCCGGCGTCGAACGACCCCGCGAACAGCCTCACGATCGAGAACGCTTCGAGCACCGAGTACACGCTCACGGTCATGAGCTGGGTGGCGCTGTTCACCCTGCCGATCGTGCTGCTCTACCAGGGCTGGACGTACTGGGTGTTCCGCAAGCGCGTGTCGCGTGCCTCGGTCGAGGCGGCGGTCGCGCACTGA